GTTTCTATCTGGCAATGGTAGCTATAGACGGCAACCATTGAAAAGCAGTAGTGTGGAGtagctgtgaatggaaaggaACATACTTAGTTTTCATATGCCTGCAGTGTATGActattccattaaaaataaaagagacaacAAATATCTAGATATTCATGTACGCTCACGCAGTAGAAACAAGTAATTTCTTATGAAGGAAATTCTTATTTATACTATTTGgatgaaattgaagaaggtaatttacttagaagacagagagaagtcCATAAACTCACACCCAAAGAGAATCCTTTATATTAAGTGACTCAATATTTTCACCCCACATGCCTTACAAATTCTGATTCCCACCAAGAACCAACCCAGGAGCTCTCTTTGTCATTCGGTGAGAATAGGGCACCTCCTCCTCAGAGACCACAAGCTGGAGACTGAAAGTATGCCTGGAGTCTACTACGCCCCAAAACTACGCCGTAGAAAAGGTGTGGCCCGTGACTACCTGCTCGCGCAGCGAGAATGCTTTCAGTGTTCTGGCCTAGGTCCCACCTCTAAGTCGGGGGGCTTATGCATCTGTAATAGTCAGACGCTGAGGACGACAGCCGGGATGCGGATGGACTGACGCACAACTTGTAGCTAATTCTGCAGAATTTTTAAACCGGTCTGGTCGATATGGGTTGGACACAACTTGACCATCCTTTTATGGTTAGGAACCACATACActcacttccccttccccacctcttcaGAGGTATAAAAAGAGGTCCGGAGGCATATAAAGCCACAGAGCAGCAGTGTTCTGGGCAGCCTCTCGTCCTCATATTGAGCTCTGGAAACAGTTCTAGCTCAGGGTTCCTCACCATGGGCTTCAGACTCAGACCTACATCCTCCtgcaccagggccagctctcttcATAACCTACAGGTTCTGCTGAGCCTGCTTCTCATTGCGCTGGCTCCCCTCGCAGTCGGAAAACGTAAGAGAAATTCAGGGAAAGAGGGCGGAGAAAGGCTGCTTCCCTTCATCTTGTATTCAGAGGCTTGTGGTGCTGATGGTGGGGCTTGGGTACATGCACAGAGATTGTATCAGTGCTTCTGAGTTTGGAGGATGTAACAACTAAGAATTCTAAGACATACTTGTGGGCATTTCAGATGTGGGAGATAACCATCTGGGCTCGCCACTCGAAGTTTACAGATCACATTCCCAGCGTCTGTGGGAAAGAGGGACGATTGCCTTCAATTTGCAAGTtaggaaagggaggaaaataaCGCACAGTCGCTAATTAAGCCTTGTGATCCCGTGTAGCTGATAACAACGAGCCATTTATCGAATTGCGCTGCAGATGTACGACTGCAATCTCTGGAATCCCACTGAATTCTATCTCCCGTGTGAATGTGTTCCGGCCAGGAGCGCACTGTGACAACGTGGAAGTGATGTAAGTCCCCTATTCTTTGTCCTGCTTTTGTCCTGCAGAATGCTCTCCACGCTTTCCTCCCTCCTCACGATCTCCTCCAACAGAGAGGCTGCTACTCACAGTCAATACTTTTCTCCTTTGCAGAGCCACACTGAAGAATGGAAAGGAAGTATGCCTGGACCCGACTGCCCCTATGATCAAGAAAATCGTCAAGAAGATATTGGAAGGTTATTGACCAGCTGCTTCGTCTGTGTCAAACCGTTTCACTCTGCAGGAGGGACTGACGGTTTGAAGTCTGGACTTCGTAGAGTTATTATCTACTTTGAAGTCGGGatactctctcattctctctcagaAACCACATTGTATTCTGGGAAGGCCTTGTTAAAGAATGGCTCAGCAAACAAACGACAAGGAAAATGAACAAGCCAAGTCGTAACCTGCAATTTATGGTATATTTCTGCAAATTCTTGGCTAAACACTGGGCCGTGTGCTGCATTTCTTCATTTGAGCTTTTCTTTCCAAATGTACTATGTCAAGTTTTCttcctgagtttttaaaaaattatttattgtagttttgagattacaattatatcactcccccctttctttttatcCCTCCAAACCATTCCATAtatccttccttgctttctttcaaatccatgtcccctttttgtcattgaatatatatatatatacatatatatatgtatgtatatatatgtgtatatatgtatatatatatatatgtatgtatatatatgtgtatatatatagtggtTAATTGTAATAGAAATCACTTGGAGACATGCAGAGCATTTTTGCTCTGGTCATGCCCAGGATACTTGGTAATAAGAGTTTTTCCAGTGTCTTACATATGTTTTAACTTTCAAACTGAACAATAATAAAGCCATAGAAAGTGAATGCTG
The sequence above is a segment of the Rattus rattus isolate New Zealand chromosome 11, Rrattus_CSIRO_v1, whole genome shotgun sequence genome. Coding sequences within it:
- the LOC116912701 gene encoding permeability factor 2-like, encoding MGFRLRPTSSCTRASSLHNLQVLLSLLLIALAPLAVGKPDNNEPFIELRCRCTTAISGIPLNSISRVNVFRPGAHCDNVEVIATLKNGKEVCLDPTAPMIKKIVKKILEGY